GCCGCTCGTCACCTACGGCGGCGCGCGGAAGGAGGGCGGCGAATCGCTCGACGAGGTGTCGCGCGCGCTCACCGCCGCGAGCGTGCACGCGAGCATCGCGTACCGCAGCAACGACCCGCAGACGCTCGTGAACCTCACCCGGGCGCGGCTCGGCATCGGCCTCACCAATCTGCTCTCGGCGTCCGTGACCGACACCGCGGGACTCGCGGTCGTGCCGATCCTCGAGTCGGGCAACCGGCGCCAGGTGGGCGTCTTCTGGGACAGCGCGCACGCCATGCAGCCGGCCACGCGGGCGCTCATGCACCTCATCACGCAGTTCCCGGTGCCGCAGGCGATCGCGCAGTACCAGCGCCGCGGCTTCACCACCACGCAGTCGCGCACGTTCGAGGACGCGGAGCCCACGGGCTGAGGGGCGGCGCCTCGTCGGCGCCGCCCCTCCCGATCCGGTCGCCCCGAGGTCCAGGGCGCGCCTCGCAGATCCTCGCCTACTGCGCGCGCTCGCAACGGCAACGATCTCCGAGACGCGCCTACGAGGCCCGCGGGTGCACCTCGGCGCGCAGCTCTGACACGTCTTCGAGCACCGCGGAGCGGGTCGGGATCGGCGCGACCGCGCCGAGGCCCTGCACCACGCGGGAGGCGGCGGCGGTCGCGAAGATCGCGGCGTCGACCGGATCCTTGCCCTCGGTGATCGCGACGGCGAACGCCGCGTCGAAGCAGTCGCCCGCCCCGGTCGGATCCTTCGCGAGCACCGGGCGCGCCGGCACGGAGTAGTAGTCGTCGGGCGTGGCGATGACCGAACCCGACGAGCCGAGCTTCAGCACGACGAGCGGGGCGCCGAGCTCGAGCAGCTCCTGGGTGATCGCCCGCGGATCCTCGTAGCCCGTGAGCAGCCGCCCCTCGTCGAGGTTCGGCAGCACCACATCGCACTGCGGGATCGTGTAGCGCACGATGGCGCGGGCGGTCTGGAGCGGCCAGATGGCGGGCCGGATGTTCGGGTCGTAGCTGACGGTCACCTGCGCGGCGCGCGCCCGCTCGATCGCCGCGAAGACGGTCTCGCAGGCGCTCTGGCTGATCGCCTGGGTGATGCCGGTGACGTGCAGCAGCTTCGCCTCCTCGATCATGCCCTCGGGCAGGTCGGAGGGCTCGAGGTGGGACGCGGCGCTGTCGGCGCGGCGGTAGACGAACTCGCTTCGGCCGCCGTGCCGCAGGATGAAGTACAGGCCCGTCGGGTGCCGCTCGTCGGTGATCACACGGCTCGCGTCGACGCGCTCCTCGTGCCACAGATCCTGCAGCAGCGCTCCGAAGTGGTCGGCTCCCACCCGCGTCATGTAGCCGCTGCTGCCGCCGAGCCGCGATACGGCCACCGCGAAGTTCGAGCTGTCGCCGCCGAAGCCGATGCTGTACAGCGAGCCCACGCGGGGGCCGCCGAGGGACTCGGCGTTGAACTCGACGAGGGGTTCGCCAATGGAGATGATGTCAGGCATTGTCGTGGTGCTCTTTCAGACGAGGTTGTACTTGGCGAGGCCCTCGGAGAGCGAGCCCGAGCTCAGGATGAGCGCCGTCTGCTCGCGCTCGCGCTGCTCGATGAGGCGGGCCTCCTCGAGCACCTCGGCGACGATCTCCTGCGGCACGACGACCACGCCGTCGAGGTCGCCGACCATCAGGTCGCCCTGGCGCACCTCGACCCCGCCGATCGTCACCGGCTCGCCCGACGAGACCGTGCGGTAGCGGCCGACCGTGGTGGCCGAGATGCGCGCCGCGGCGAAGACGTTGAGCCCCGCGAAGTCCCGGTTGATCTCTTCGACGTCGCGCACGCCGCCGTCGATCACGGCCCCCTCGAGGCCGTTGACGGTCGCGCCCGCGGCCATCAGCCCGCCCCAGCACGCGACCGTCTCGTCGCCGCCGTTGTCGATCACGATGACCGACCCGGCAGGCGAGGCGTCGATCGCCTCGAGCGCGTGCGTCGGCGGCACCGGATCGCCGTCCCACGGCTCCTCCTTCACGGTGACCGCGGGCCCGACGAGCTTGCCGCCCGCCTGGCGCTGCACGCGCGAGTGCACGTAGCCGTGCAGACCGCGCACGCTGAGGGCGTCGGAGATGGACGGGGTGGTGATCGCGCGGTAGCCGGCGATGATCTCGGGGGTGATGGTCATGGTGGTTCGTCTCCTCACATCAAACATGTCTGGGGTGGTCGTTCACGGCGGCGAGCGCCGCGGCGGCGCGTTCGGTGACGCCGTGCTCCTCGCCGGGCGCGACCCTGCTCGGCGACAGCCTGCCGCCGAGTCCGACGGCGGCGGCGCCGGCGCCGAGCCACTCGCCCACCTGCTGCACGTCGACGCCGCCGCTCGGCACGATGACGAGGTCGGGCAGCGGCGCGAGCAGGTCGCGCACGAACGCGGGTCCGAAGCTGCGGGCGGGGAAGAGCTTCACGGCGGGGGCGCCGGCCCGCACGGCGCGCAGGGCCTCCGAGGGCGTCATCACGCCGGGCAGGGGCAGCAGGCCGCGCCGCAGCGACGCAGCGACGACCTCGTCGACCGTGGCGGGGCTCACCGCGAATCGCGCTCCCGCGTCGGCGGCCTCGTCGACCTGCGCGGCGTCGAGCACGGTGCCCGCCCCGATGCAGACGGCGTCGCCGTGCCGTCGCGACAGTCGGGCGATGAGCTCGGCGGCGCCCGGCACGCTGTAGGTGATCTCGATCAGGGTGATCCCGCCCGCGATCGCGGCCTCGACGGCGCGCTCCGCGTCGTCGGCGGTCTCGCTGCGCAGGATCATGATGATCCGCTCGTCGCGGACGCGCTGCAGGGTGCTCAGCACCCGCTCCTCGGGGGTCACGATGCGCCCCCCTGCAGATCGAGCGAGTTCACCCAGTAGAGGCGGGCGATCCGCGAGACGTCGGCCGGGGCGACGCTGCGCAGCATCACCGTGTCGCCGTCGACCTGCATGACGTTGCCGTAGTCCTGCAGGTAGAGGGTGTGGAAGCGCTCGGGCTCGAAGTTCAGCGTGACGGCGATGCGCAGCTTCGGGTCGCCGCTCGCGACGGCCGACGAGAGCTCCCCGCTCACCTTCGCGGGCGCGATGACCGCCATCGCGAGGTTCCAGCCGAGCAGCAGCACGGTGATGATCAGGATCGTGGCGACGGTGGGGTGCCGCA
The genomic region above belongs to Leucobacter muris and contains:
- a CDS encoding sugar kinase translates to MPDIISIGEPLVEFNAESLGGPRVGSLYSIGFGGDSSNFAVAVSRLGGSSGYMTRVGADHFGALLQDLWHEERVDASRVITDERHPTGLYFILRHGGRSEFVYRRADSAASHLEPSDLPEGMIEEAKLLHVTGITQAISQSACETVFAAIERARAAQVTVSYDPNIRPAIWPLQTARAIVRYTIPQCDVVLPNLDEGRLLTGYEDPRAITQELLELGAPLVVLKLGSSGSVIATPDDYYSVPARPVLAKDPTGAGDCFDAAFAVAITEGKDPVDAAIFATAAASRVVQGLGAVAPIPTRSAVLEDVSELRAEVHPRAS
- a CDS encoding RraA family protein; translation: MTITPEIIAGYRAITTPSISDALSVRGLHGYVHSRVQRQAGGKLVGPAVTVKEEPWDGDPVPPTHALEAIDASPAGSVIVIDNGGDETVACWGGLMAAGATVNGLEGAVIDGGVRDVEEINRDFAGLNVFAAARISATTVGRYRTVSSGEPVTIGGVEVRQGDLMVGDLDGVVVVPQEIVAEVLEEARLIEQREREQTALILSSGSLSEGLAKYNLV
- a CDS encoding bifunctional 4-hydroxy-2-oxoglutarate aldolase/2-dehydro-3-deoxy-phosphogluconate aldolase, translating into MTPEERVLSTLQRVRDERIIMILRSETADDAERAVEAAIAGGITLIEITYSVPGAAELIARLSRRHGDAVCIGAGTVLDAAQVDEAADAGARFAVSPATVDEVVAASLRRGLLPLPGVMTPSEALRAVRAGAPAVKLFPARSFGPAFVRDLLAPLPDLVIVPSGGVDVQQVGEWLGAGAAAVGLGGRLSPSRVAPGEEHGVTERAAAALAAVNDHPRHV